One genomic segment of Peribacillus sp. FSL H8-0477 includes these proteins:
- a CDS encoding hydrolase codes for MNSEKQTYFVDLVSGDILEKPLIEENPNFRIYATEEELADLKLQLEKSHTADLQAHIRSLIPYVPYHKDQPNDQYDASLKHIYSIIYQYGDEEARRFIDEIGILEDNKFEGDEDIKKMK; via the coding sequence ATGAATTCCGAAAAACAAACCTATTTTGTTGATCTTGTAAGCGGAGATATTCTTGAAAAGCCGCTGATTGAAGAAAATCCAAACTTTAGAATATACGCAACTGAAGAGGAATTAGCTGATTTGAAATTACAACTTGAGAAAAGTCATACGGCAGACTTACAAGCACACATCCGATCACTTATTCCCTATGTTCCTTATCACAAAGACCAACCAAATGATCAGTACGATGCTTCTCTAAAACACATTTACTCCATTATTTATCAATATGGTGATGAGGAAGCTAGACGATTTATTGATGAAATTGGAATTCTTGAAGATAATAAATTTGAAGGTGACGAGGATATCAAAAAAATGAAATAG